A window from Desulfovibrio subterraneus encodes these proteins:
- a CDS encoding penicillin-binding protein 1A → MKKYLMYGAIMLALCAALGALGLSGLYWWASKDLPGFTKIADYRPPLVTTVYCRDGSVLGYFYREKRFLVSLDHMSPKLPMSFLAAEDDSFYQHDGIDPRAIMRAFVKNMQAGSIKQGGSTITQQIIKQLLLTSEKKYERKVKEAILAYRLERYLSKDEILTIYLNQIYLGGGSYGVEAAARTYFGKHANELTLAECALLAGLTQSPSKYNPLRNPELAVARQHYVLGRMLELQWITQPEYEEAMAQELVYKSMEDPSWQQGAWYLEEVRRRLIDFLSEENMQRLGVSLSRYGEDAVYESGLHIYTAVDMHHQVAAEAALRKGLEDSSKRRGWAGPLRKLAKGEYDDFLQQEAVSPGALEDGAWMKVLVTSVDANGANVRLGAYRGYIPVTTMHWCRKPDPKLATDQVPSIKDARQVVEPGDVVWASVSLPKERKDDWNPAELSADEVVPLALEQYPAVQGAVVAMDPVNGDVLALVGGYSFADSQFNRATQAKRQPGSAFKPIVYSTAMDHGFTPASIVLDAPIVYTDEATSKVWRPENFEGTFSGPMLLRTALVKSRNLCTIRVAQKVGIPAIVERAKAMGLEGPFANNLSVSLGAVEVTPLNLTEAYTAFARGGSWINHRVIRSIQDAWGETIAEFKSESHEAMSPQTAYIMASLLKEVVRDGTGARLKVLNRPIGGKTGTTNDEQDAWFMGVTPYLVSAAYVGFDQLTPMGKWETGSRAASPIIRDYRLAVEDSYPVMDFPMPPGIVQVQIDGKTGQLAGSASDETYFLPFKEGTQPSVISGTPLRRGQQDDATSGEELLKQMF, encoded by the coding sequence ATGAAAAAGTACCTGATGTATGGCGCCATTATGCTGGCGCTGTGCGCCGCCCTTGGTGCGCTGGGGCTGTCCGGCCTGTACTGGTGGGCTTCCAAGGATCTGCCCGGATTCACCAAGATCGCTGACTACCGTCCCCCGTTGGTTACCACCGTATACTGTCGTGACGGTTCCGTGCTCGGCTATTTCTACCGCGAAAAGCGCTTCCTCGTTTCGCTGGATCACATGTCTCCCAAGTTGCCCATGAGCTTTCTTGCGGCCGAGGACGACAGTTTTTATCAGCATGACGGCATAGATCCCCGCGCGATAATGCGTGCCTTTGTGAAAAACATGCAGGCAGGCTCCATCAAGCAGGGTGGCTCCACCATTACGCAGCAGATCATCAAGCAGCTGCTGTTGACATCCGAAAAGAAGTATGAGCGCAAGGTCAAGGAAGCCATTCTGGCCTACCGTCTTGAGCGCTACCTCAGCAAGGATGAAATCCTCACCATCTACCTGAACCAGATATATCTGGGCGGTGGATCCTATGGTGTGGAAGCTGCGGCCCGCACTTATTTCGGCAAGCACGCCAACGAGCTTACCCTTGCCGAATGTGCGCTGCTCGCCGGACTTACCCAGTCGCCTTCCAAATACAACCCCCTGCGCAACCCCGAACTGGCTGTGGCCCGTCAGCACTACGTGCTCGGCCGCATGCTTGAGCTGCAGTGGATCACGCAGCCTGAGTATGAAGAAGCCATGGCGCAGGAGCTTGTCTACAAGAGCATGGAAGATCCCAGCTGGCAGCAGGGCGCATGGTATCTTGAAGAAGTGCGCCGCCGGCTTATTGATTTTCTCAGCGAAGAAAATATGCAGCGTCTTGGCGTGAGCCTTTCGCGCTACGGCGAAGATGCCGTGTATGAATCCGGCCTGCATATCTATACCGCAGTAGACATGCACCACCAGGTCGCGGCGGAAGCCGCCCTGCGCAAGGGGCTTGAAGATTCTTCCAAGCGTCGCGGCTGGGCAGGCCCCTTGCGCAAGCTTGCCAAGGGAGAGTATGACGACTTTTTGCAGCAGGAGGCCGTTTCTCCCGGCGCCCTCGAAGACGGCGCATGGATGAAGGTGCTTGTCACCTCCGTGGATGCCAACGGTGCCAATGTGCGCCTTGGCGCGTACAGGGGCTATATTCCTGTTACCACCATGCACTGGTGTCGCAAGCCTGATCCCAAATTGGCGACTGATCAGGTGCCTTCCATCAAAGATGCCCGTCAGGTTGTCGAACCCGGTGACGTGGTATGGGCTTCCGTAAGCCTGCCCAAGGAGCGCAAGGATGACTGGAATCCCGCAGAACTTTCTGCGGACGAGGTTGTTCCACTGGCCCTTGAGCAATATCCCGCCGTGCAGGGGGCCGTGGTTGCCATGGACCCCGTGAACGGTGACGTACTGGCGCTGGTAGGGGGCTACTCCTTCGCCGACAGCCAGTTCAACCGCGCCACGCAGGCCAAGCGTCAGCCCGGTTCGGCCTTCAAGCCCATAGTATATTCCACGGCCATGGATCACGGCTTCACTCCGGCATCCATCGTGCTTGATGCTCCCATAGTTTACACGGACGAAGCCACCTCCAAGGTGTGGCGTCCCGAGAACTTTGAAGGCACCTTCTCCGGCCCCATGCTGCTGCGCACGGCGCTGGTGAAATCGCGCAACCTCTGTACCATCCGCGTGGCCCAGAAGGTGGGCATTCCCGCCATTGTGGAACGGGCCAAGGCCATGGGGCTTGAAGGGCCCTTTGCCAACAACCTTTCCGTGAGCCTTGGTGCGGTGGAAGTGACCCCCCTGAACCTGACGGAGGCATACACTGCCTTTGCCCGTGGCGGCTCGTGGATCAATCACCGCGTCATCCGTTCCATTCAGGATGCGTGGGGTGAAACCATTGCCGAGTTCAAGTCCGAGAGCCATGAAGCCATGAGCCCGCAGACGGCTTACATCATGGCCAGTCTGCTCAAGGAAGTTGTGCGCGACGGCACCGGTGCCCGCCTCAAGGTGTTGAACCGTCCCATCGGCGGCAAGACCGGCACCACCAACGATGAACAGGATGCATGGTTCATGGGCGTGACGCCCTACCTGGTTTCCGCTGCCTATGTGGGCTTTGACCAGCTCACCCCCATGGGCAAGTGGGAAACCGGCTCCAGAGCCGCATCGCCCATCATCAGGGACTACCGTCTCGCCGTGGAAGACAGTTATCCTGTCATGGACTTCCCCATGCCTCCCGGCATTGTGCAGGTGCAGATTGACGGCAAGACCGGTCAGCTTGCAGGCAGCGCTTCGGATGAAACCTACTTCCTGCCTTTCAAGGAAGGGACCCAGCCTTCAGTCATTTCCGGCACTCCGCTCCGGCGCGGACAGCAGGATGATGCAACCAGCGGCGAAGAACTGCTCAAGCAGATGTTCTAA
- a CDS encoding zinc/iron-chelating domain-containing protein, with translation MQNDGPCYLTSPEDPHVCARCAGMGPTCCHVTPGNEEFCFPLSRSEWERIVDYRSDEGGFAEEGNSRPFVDTMRRLFPMHDLEIEDMFPPHGSHMRLASDDEGYCAFLTSDGCRLPREVRPWFCLLFPFWVRGRMMTMFTASDCLVCRETRTLEESLALIGVTAKEVRYIFGRLKIAWGLAPETEE, from the coding sequence ATGCAGAATGACGGCCCCTGTTATCTGACGTCGCCTGAAGACCCGCATGTCTGTGCCCGCTGTGCAGGCATGGGGCCTACCTGCTGTCATGTGACACCGGGCAACGAGGAGTTCTGTTTTCCCCTTTCCCGTTCGGAATGGGAACGCATAGTGGACTATCGCAGCGATGAGGGCGGCTTTGCCGAAGAAGGTAACTCCCGCCCCTTTGTGGACACCATGCGCCGCCTTTTCCCTATGCACGACCTTGAGATCGAGGACATGTTCCCGCCGCATGGTTCGCATATGCGCCTTGCCTCCGACGACGAGGGATATTGTGCTTTTCTCACATCCGACGGATGCAGGCTGCCGCGTGAGGTGCGTCCGTGGTTCTGCCTGCTGTTCCCGTTCTGGGTGCGGGGGCGGATGATGACCATGTTCACGGCTTCGGACTGTCTTGTCTGCCGCGAAACCAGGACGCTGGAAGAATCTCTTGCCCTCATAGGAGTGACCGCCAAGGAAGTGCGGTATATCTTCGGCAGGCTTAAGATAGCGTGGGGGCTTGCCCCGGAGACTGAAGAATAG